A single Streptomyces mirabilis DNA region contains:
- the obgE gene encoding GTPase ObgE, producing MTTFVDRVELHVAAGSGGHGCASVHREKFKPLGGPDGGNGGRGGDVMLVVDQSVTTLLDYHHKPHRSATNGKPGEGGNRSGKDGQDLILPVPDGTVVLDKAGNVLADLVGHGTSYVAAQGGRGGLGNAALASARRKAPGFALLGVPGDFQDIVLELKTVADVALVGYPSAGKSSLISVLSAAKPKIADYPFTTLVPNLGVVTAGETVYTIADVPGLIPGASQGKGLGLEFLRHVERCSVLVHVLDTATLESERDPVTDLDIIEEELKQYGGLGNRPRIVVLNKIDVPDGKDLAEMVRPDLEARGYRVFEVSAVAHMGLKELSFALAELVGTARAAKPKEEATRIVIRPKAVDDAGFTVVQEEDGLYRVRGEKPERWVRQTDFNNDEAVGYLADRLNRLGVEAELMKAGARSGDGVAIGPEENAVVFDWEPTVMAGAEMLGRRGEDHRLEAPRPAAQRRRDKQAERDDAEKEYDDFEPF from the coding sequence ATGACCACCTTCGTGGACCGCGTCGAGCTGCACGTCGCCGCGGGTAGCGGAGGCCACGGCTGTGCCTCCGTACACCGGGAGAAGTTCAAGCCGCTCGGCGGCCCGGACGGCGGCAACGGCGGCCGGGGCGGTGACGTGATGCTGGTCGTCGACCAGTCCGTGACCACGCTGCTCGACTACCACCACAAGCCGCACCGCAGCGCCACCAACGGCAAGCCCGGTGAGGGCGGCAACCGCTCCGGCAAGGACGGGCAGGACCTGATCCTGCCGGTGCCGGACGGCACGGTCGTGCTCGACAAGGCGGGCAACGTCCTCGCGGACCTCGTCGGCCACGGCACGTCGTACGTCGCCGCGCAGGGCGGTCGCGGTGGCCTCGGCAACGCGGCGCTGGCCTCGGCCCGCCGCAAGGCGCCCGGCTTCGCGCTGCTCGGTGTCCCCGGCGACTTCCAGGACATCGTCCTGGAGCTGAAGACCGTCGCGGACGTGGCCCTCGTCGGCTACCCGAGCGCCGGCAAGTCGTCCCTCATCTCCGTCCTGTCGGCCGCCAAGCCGAAGATCGCGGACTACCCCTTCACGACCCTCGTCCCCAACCTGGGCGTGGTGACGGCGGGCGAGACGGTCTACACGATCGCGGACGTGCCCGGCCTCATCCCCGGCGCCAGCCAGGGCAAGGGCCTCGGCCTCGAGTTCCTCCGCCACGTCGAGCGCTGCAGCGTGCTGGTCCATGTGCTGGACACGGCGACCCTGGAGTCCGAGCGTGACCCGGTCACCGACCTCGACATCATCGAGGAAGAGCTGAAGCAGTACGGCGGCCTCGGCAACCGTCCGCGCATCGTCGTCCTCAACAAGATCGACGTGCCCGACGGCAAGGACCTCGCCGAGATGGTCCGCCCCGACCTGGAGGCCCGCGGCTACCGCGTCTTCGAGGTGTCGGCGGTTGCGCACATGGGTCTGAAGGAGCTGTCCTTCGCGCTCGCCGAGCTGGTCGGCACGGCGCGCGCCGCCAAGCCCAAGGAGGAGGCGACCCGGATCGTCATCCGTCCGAAGGCGGTCGACGACGCCGGCTTCACCGTGGTCCAGGAGGAGGACGGCCTCTACCGCGTGCGGGGCGAGAAGCCCGAACGCTGGGTCCGCCAGACCGACTTCAACAACGACGAGGCCGTCGGCTACCTCGCCGACCGCCTCAACCGCCTCGGCGTCGAGGCGGAGCTGATGAAGGCGGGTGCCCGTTCGGGCGACGGCGTCGCCATCGGCCCCGAGGAGAACGCGGTCGTCTTCGACTGGGAGCCGACCGTCATGGCCGGTGCGGAGATGCTCGGCCGCCGTGGCGAGGACCACCGCCTCGAAGCCCCGCGGCCCGCGGCGCAACGCCGCCGCGACAAGCAGGCGGAGCGGGACGATGCGGAGAAGGAGTACGACGACTTCGAGCCGTTCTAG
- a CDS encoding alkaline phosphatase D family protein, with protein MTGTVSRDRRRFLTAGAAALGAAATSRLWLPGTARAAEPPLPDGVFTLGIASGDPLPDAVVLWTRLAPDPLNGGGMPDRAVPVEWEIAEDARFRRPVRRGVAQALPEYGHSVHVDVRGLRPDRAYWYRFRADGQLSPTGRTRTAPYPHSSGGSLRVALASCQNWQNGYFTPYADMLAQDPDFVLFVGDYIYESAPSATAVRRHEGGGEPYTLVQYRNRYAQYRTDPHLMAMHAAAPWVVTFDDHEVDNDFAGEIPQDPAKQSHGAFVARLTAAYQAYYEHMPVRATAVPNGPHIRMHRRLDFGRLVRLNVLDTRQFRSDQATTRAGAEDPSMTMLGAEQKAWLLRGLHHSPTRWNLIASQIMMAETDLQIGPGKLWFYDAWDGYQAERNALMGELATVRNPVVLTGDRHLTMISDLKKDFADPESDVVGAEFVGTSISSGGDQDQVAFHNEWDPRMPDNPHWKFIDAHRGYHLFDIRRDGIDATVRAPETVLRPDAASSTLARLRVEAGKPGVRLV; from the coding sequence ATGACCGGAACCGTCTCGCGCGATCGACGCCGCTTTCTCACCGCAGGTGCCGCGGCCCTGGGCGCCGCCGCGACCAGCCGGTTGTGGCTGCCCGGCACCGCCCGTGCCGCTGAACCCCCGCTGCCCGACGGGGTGTTCACCCTCGGCATCGCCTCCGGCGACCCGCTGCCCGACGCCGTCGTGCTGTGGACCAGGCTCGCCCCCGACCCGCTGAACGGCGGCGGCATGCCCGACCGCGCGGTACCGGTGGAGTGGGAGATCGCCGAGGACGCCCGTTTCAGAAGGCCCGTGCGGCGAGGCGTCGCGCAGGCGCTGCCCGAGTACGGCCACAGCGTCCACGTCGACGTCCGCGGACTGCGCCCCGACCGCGCGTACTGGTACCGCTTCCGCGCCGACGGTCAGCTCTCGCCGACCGGCCGCACCCGCACCGCCCCGTACCCCCACAGCTCCGGCGGCTCCCTGCGCGTCGCGCTCGCCTCCTGCCAGAACTGGCAGAACGGCTACTTCACCCCGTACGCCGACATGCTCGCCCAGGACCCCGACTTCGTGCTCTTCGTCGGCGACTACATCTACGAGTCCGCGCCGTCGGCGACGGCCGTCCGCCGGCACGAGGGCGGCGGGGAGCCGTACACCCTCGTCCAGTACCGCAACCGCTACGCGCAGTACCGTACCGATCCGCACCTCATGGCGATGCACGCCGCCGCGCCCTGGGTGGTCACCTTCGACGACCACGAGGTCGACAACGACTTCGCCGGGGAGATCCCGCAGGACCCGGCCAAGCAGTCGCACGGCGCGTTCGTGGCCCGGCTGACCGCCGCCTACCAGGCGTACTACGAGCACATGCCGGTCCGGGCGACCGCGGTGCCGAACGGTCCGCACATCCGGATGCACCGGCGGCTCGACTTCGGCCGGCTGGTCCGGCTGAACGTCCTGGACACCCGGCAGTTCCGCAGTGACCAGGCGACCACCCGGGCGGGCGCCGAGGACCCCTCGATGACCATGCTCGGCGCCGAGCAGAAGGCCTGGCTGCTGCGCGGGCTGCACCACTCACCGACGCGCTGGAACCTGATCGCCTCGCAGATCATGATGGCCGAGACCGATCTGCAGATCGGTCCCGGCAAGCTCTGGTTCTACGACGCCTGGGACGGATACCAGGCCGAACGCAACGCGCTCATGGGGGAGTTGGCCACCGTGCGCAACCCCGTCGTGCTGACCGGGGACCGTCACCTCACCATGATCAGCGACCTCAAGAAGGACTTCGCCGACCCGGAGTCCGACGTCGTCGGCGCCGAGTTCGTCGGGACCTCCATCTCCAGCGGCGGCGACCAGGACCAGGTGGCTTTCCACAACGAGTGGGACCCGCGGATGCCGGACAACCCGCACTGGAAGTTCATCGACGCCCACCGCGGCTACCACCTCTTCGACATCCGGCGCGACGGCATCGACGCCACCGTCCGCGCCCCGGAGACCGTGCTGCGGCCGGACGCCGCGTCCAGCACGCTGGCCCGGCTGCGGGTCGAGGCGGGGAAGCCGGGTGTACGTCTGGTCTGA
- a CDS encoding bifunctional cytidylyltransferase/SDR family oxidoreductase, translating into MSEHFAKPRTTAVILAGGTGQRVGLSIPKQLLKIAGKAVIEHTLTTFEQAESIDDIIVLMAPGYVPDVEKIVAKAGLKKVTKVIEGGSTRNETTERAIAALGEGLAEGEDANVLFHDAVRPLLSERVIDDCVTALERYQAVDVAIPSADTIIVTRTHGEDGEFITEIPDRSRLRRGQTPQAFKLSTIRRAYEVAAGDPNFQATDDCSVVLKYLPDVPIHVVAGDEYNMKVTQPVDVFIADKLFQLASTAAPEQADEAAYRELLSGKTVVVFGGSYGIGKDIAELAEGYGATTYALGRSTTGTHVENPEEVDDALSTAYAETGRIDYVINTAGVLRIGKLAETDNATIEEALKVNYLAPVQIARSAYKYLAETNGQLLLYTSSSYTRGRAEYSLYSSTKAAMVNLTQALSDEWAGDGIRVNCINPERTATPMRTKAFGQEPAGSLLSSEAVARTSLDVLLSEMTGHVIDVRQQDPTAGAGRASGFEAALASVLDRQDGVA; encoded by the coding sequence GTGTCTGAGCACTTTGCCAAGCCCCGTACCACCGCAGTGATCCTGGCCGGCGGCACCGGTCAGCGCGTGGGTCTGTCGATTCCGAAGCAGTTGCTGAAGATCGCAGGCAAGGCGGTCATCGAGCACACGCTGACCACCTTCGAACAGGCCGAGTCGATCGACGACATCATCGTGCTGATGGCTCCCGGCTATGTGCCGGACGTCGAGAAGATCGTCGCGAAGGCGGGGCTGAAGAAGGTCACCAAGGTGATCGAGGGCGGCTCGACGCGGAACGAGACCACCGAGCGCGCGATCGCCGCGCTCGGCGAGGGTCTGGCCGAGGGCGAGGACGCCAATGTCCTCTTCCACGACGCCGTGCGCCCGCTGCTGTCCGAGCGCGTCATAGACGACTGCGTCACGGCCCTGGAGCGTTACCAGGCCGTCGACGTCGCCATCCCCTCCGCGGACACGATCATCGTGACCCGCACCCACGGCGAGGACGGCGAGTTCATCACCGAGATCCCGGACCGCTCCCGGCTGCGCCGCGGCCAGACGCCCCAGGCGTTCAAGCTGTCCACGATCCGCCGCGCCTACGAGGTCGCGGCCGGTGACCCCAACTTCCAGGCCACCGACGACTGCTCGGTCGTGCTCAAGTACCTGCCGGACGTGCCGATCCACGTCGTCGCGGGCGACGAGTACAACATGAAGGTCACCCAGCCCGTCGACGTCTTCATCGCCGACAAGCTCTTCCAGCTGGCCTCCACGGCCGCCCCCGAGCAGGCCGACGAGGCCGCCTACCGCGAGCTGCTCAGCGGAAAGACCGTAGTGGTCTTCGGCGGTTCGTACGGCATCGGCAAGGACATAGCCGAACTCGCCGAGGGCTACGGCGCGACGACCTACGCGCTCGGCCGCTCGACCACCGGCACGCACGTCGAGAACCCGGAGGAGGTCGACGACGCGCTGTCCACGGCGTACGCCGAGACCGGGCGCATCGACTACGTCATCAACACCGCCGGGGTGCTGCGCATAGGCAAGCTCGCGGAGACGGACAACGCGACGATCGAGGAAGCGCTGAAGGTCAACTATCTGGCCCCGGTGCAGATCGCCCGCTCCGCGTACAAGTACCTCGCCGAGACCAACGGCCAACTGCTGCTCTACACCTCCAGCAGCTACACCCGTGGCCGCGCCGAGTACAGCCTCTACTCCTCCACCAAGGCCGCCATGGTGAACCTCACCCAGGCGCTGTCCGACGAGTGGGCAGGCGACGGCATCCGCGTCAACTGCATCAACCCCGAGCGCACCGCGACCCCGATGCGCACCAAGGCCTTCGGCCAGGAGCCCGCGGGCTCGCTGCTCTCCTCCGAGGCGGTCGCGCGCACCTCGCTCGACGTCCTCCTCTCCGAAATGACCGGTCACGTCATCGACGTACGCCAGCAGGACCCGACCGCGGGCGCCGGACGGGCCTCCGGATTCGAGGCGGCGCTGGCCAGCGTGCTGGACCGTCAGGACGGCGTGGCATAA
- a CDS encoding glycosyltransferase family 2 protein, with protein sequence MTVTQPDVSVIIGAYEAMPYLVKCLESVEAQTLDPARIEVIAVDDGSKDGTGEYLEEFAERAAMAVTVIRQANSGGPSGPRNVGLDKARGRYVFFLDADDYFGPEALERMVAMADEHATDVVLGKVIGVNRNAPKSMWGKSQPRTDVFSSQIKFTLSAQKLFRRELLTRHDMHFDESLKTGEDALFTMEAYLRADGVSVVADYDCYYLVGRDDGKHVTKSGSYTLRFDSARALMGLIAEHVPAGKRRDGLMVRPFLVTLLPQFGPVFLRDDEEVRQNKLVLAKPLIDAYWTEGVANRLKVNERLRVNLAGQGRGDLLVDVLDFIKKKKAPTLHVDPRSRKAYLAYPHFRDKAAPLPDSWFIPTSRETVTIESFKFAPAAHFPGMRTARKVARKVLGPRRAG encoded by the coding sequence GTGACCGTGACGCAGCCTGATGTGAGCGTGATCATCGGGGCGTACGAGGCCATGCCCTACCTGGTCAAGTGCCTGGAGTCGGTCGAGGCCCAGACGCTCGACCCCGCTCGTATCGAGGTCATAGCCGTCGACGACGGGTCGAAGGACGGCACCGGCGAGTACCTCGAGGAGTTCGCGGAGCGTGCGGCCATGGCCGTCACGGTGATCCGGCAGGCCAACTCCGGCGGCCCCAGCGGCCCGCGCAACGTCGGCCTCGACAAGGCCCGCGGTCGGTACGTCTTCTTCCTCGACGCCGACGACTACTTCGGCCCCGAGGCCCTGGAGCGCATGGTCGCCATGGCCGATGAGCACGCCACGGACGTCGTGCTCGGCAAGGTCATCGGCGTCAACCGCAACGCCCCCAAGTCGATGTGGGGCAAGAGCCAGCCCCGCACGGACGTCTTCTCCTCGCAGATCAAGTTCACGCTCAGCGCGCAGAAGCTCTTCCGGCGCGAGCTGCTCACCCGGCACGACATGCACTTCGACGAGTCGCTGAAGACCGGCGAGGACGCCCTCTTCACCATGGAGGCCTACCTCCGTGCCGACGGCGTCTCCGTGGTCGCCGACTACGACTGCTACTACCTCGTCGGCCGCGACGACGGAAAGCACGTCACCAAGAGCGGCAGCTACACCCTGCGCTTCGACTCCGCCCGCGCCCTGATGGGCCTGATCGCCGAGCACGTGCCCGCGGGCAAGCGCCGCGACGGCCTGATGGTCCGCCCCTTCCTCGTCACGCTGCTGCCGCAGTTCGGCCCCGTCTTCCTCAGAGATGACGAGGAGGTCAGACAGAACAAGCTCGTGCTGGCCAAGCCGCTGATCGACGCGTACTGGACCGAGGGGGTCGCGAACCGCCTCAAGGTCAACGAACGGCTCCGGGTGAACCTCGCCGGTCAGGGCCGGGGCGACCTGCTGGTGGACGTCCTGGACTTCATCAAGAAGAAGAAGGCGCCCACCCTCCACGTGGACCCGCGCAGCCGCAAGGCCTACCTCGCCTACCCGCACTTCCGGGACAAGGCGGCGCCGCTCCCGGACAGCTGGTTCATCCCGACCTCCCGCGAGACGGTCACCATCGAGAGCTTCAAGTTCGCCCCCGCTGCCCACTTCCCGGGCATGCGCACCGCCCGCAAGGTGGCGCGCAAGGTCCTCGGACCGCGCCGCGCGGGCTGA
- a CDS encoding polysaccharide pyruvyl transferase family protein, with the protein MKRILLRSGKSPYDVVPVEQALHQDVIATNAGNLIFSDAAHKILETPRAEVVSNGIRTNVAAAGRINEEYDAFVVPLANAFRPSFEPQLRRLTQLISKLKIPVVVPGIGAQTGLDYNPARLKPMEPAVREFVTAVLERSASIGVRGEFTERYLKDMGFRDVEVIGCPSMFMYGRELGVRKNAPALGPESRVAINGSHSAVKSQGLDRVIRRAHARYPHLRFVGQNLSDARQLHWRDLSDPNGSVTAMPTHPDHPMYREDKVRVYIDPVTWIDDLRDFDFSFGSRIHGNIAALLAGTPATVLCGDSRTLELCRYFGIPHRRINALPEDLDPAELYAEADFGALTGGHQERFDRFMGFLERNGLENTFTHGDGGAAHEKRLRSLAFPAGVRPWNDADVASLTSRFGWLQTRIGELSTDNAKLKRELDKARKTAAKPALAATAPQRSVYRMARRAVGRPLRKALQSGRQ; encoded by the coding sequence GTGAAGCGCATACTCCTGAGATCAGGGAAAAGCCCGTACGACGTCGTCCCTGTGGAGCAGGCTCTCCACCAGGACGTCATCGCCACCAACGCGGGAAACCTGATCTTCAGCGACGCCGCGCACAAGATCCTCGAGACGCCTCGCGCCGAGGTCGTGTCGAACGGCATCCGTACCAACGTCGCCGCCGCGGGCCGCATCAACGAGGAGTACGACGCCTTCGTCGTTCCGCTGGCCAACGCGTTCCGGCCCTCGTTCGAGCCCCAGCTCAGGCGGCTGACACAGCTCATCAGCAAGTTGAAGATCCCGGTGGTCGTACCGGGCATCGGCGCGCAGACCGGTCTGGACTACAACCCGGCCAGGCTGAAGCCCATGGAACCGGCCGTCCGGGAGTTCGTCACCGCGGTGCTCGAGCGCAGCGCGTCCATCGGGGTGCGCGGCGAGTTCACCGAGCGGTACCTGAAGGACATGGGCTTCCGTGACGTCGAGGTCATCGGCTGCCCGTCGATGTTCATGTACGGCAGGGAGCTCGGCGTACGCAAGAACGCGCCCGCGCTCGGTCCCGAGTCCCGGGTCGCGATCAACGGCTCGCACAGCGCGGTGAAGTCGCAGGGCCTGGACCGGGTCATCCGCCGGGCGCACGCCCGCTATCCCCACCTGCGGTTCGTCGGACAGAACCTCAGCGACGCCCGCCAGCTGCACTGGCGCGACCTGTCGGATCCGAACGGTTCCGTCACCGCGATGCCCACGCACCCGGATCACCCGATGTACCGCGAGGACAAGGTCCGTGTGTACATCGACCCCGTGACCTGGATCGACGACCTGCGGGACTTCGACTTCTCGTTCGGCTCCCGCATCCACGGCAATATCGCGGCGCTGCTGGCCGGTACGCCCGCGACCGTACTGTGCGGCGACTCGCGCACCCTGGAGCTGTGCCGCTACTTCGGCATCCCGCACCGCAGGATCAACGCGCTGCCGGAGGACCTCGACCCGGCCGAGCTGTACGCGGAGGCGGACTTCGGCGCGCTCACGGGCGGCCACCAGGAGCGCTTCGACCGCTTCATGGGCTTCCTTGAGCGCAACGGCCTGGAGAACACGTTCACGCACGGCGACGGGGGCGCGGCCCACGAGAAGCGGCTGCGCTCGCTCGCCTTCCCGGCCGGCGTCCGCCCCTGGAACGACGCCGACGTCGCCTCGCTGACCAGCAGGTTCGGCTGGCTCCAGACCCGTATCGGCGAACTGTCCACGGACAACGCGAAGCTCAAGCGTGAACTCGACAAGGCCCGCAAGACCGCCGCGAAGCCGGCGCTCGCGGCGACTGCGCCGCAGCGCTCCGTCTATCGCATGGCCCGGCGAGCGGTGGGGCGCCCGCTGCGGAAGGCTCTGCAGTCGGGGCGCCAGTAG
- the proB gene encoding glutamate 5-kinase has product MAGQVAGARQAVAGAHRIVVKVGSSSLTTAAGGLDADRVDALVDVLAKHRSGGEKEIVLVSSGAIAAGLAPLGLRRRPKDLARQQAAASVGQGLLVARYTASCARHGVRVGQVLLTSDDTSRRAHHRNAARTLDKLLAMGALPVVNENDTVATDEIRFGDNDRLAALVAHLVRADLLVLLSDVDGVYDGDPSKPGTSRIAEVREPRDLAHVDIGSAGKAGVGTGGMVTKVEAARIAAAAGIPVVLTSAVHAADALAGGDTGTYFHPTGKRSADRLLWLQHASTPQGALVLDDGAVRAVVDRRTSLLPAGIAAVEGDFTAGDPVELRDGTGRAVARGLVNFDAKEIPQLIGRSTRELARELGPEYEREVVHRDDLVLLHP; this is encoded by the coding sequence ATGGCAGGCCAGGTGGCAGGGGCGAGGCAGGCCGTGGCCGGGGCCCACAGGATCGTCGTCAAGGTGGGTTCCTCGTCGCTGACCACGGCCGCGGGCGGACTCGACGCGGACCGTGTCGACGCGCTCGTCGACGTCCTCGCCAAGCACCGCAGCGGCGGCGAGAAGGAGATCGTCCTCGTCTCGTCCGGTGCCATCGCGGCCGGCCTCGCCCCGCTCGGGCTGCGTCGCCGCCCCAAGGACCTGGCCCGGCAGCAGGCCGCCGCCAGCGTCGGCCAGGGCCTCCTGGTCGCCCGCTACACCGCCTCCTGCGCCCGCCATGGCGTCCGTGTCGGCCAGGTGCTCCTCACCTCCGACGACACCAGCCGGCGTGCCCACCACCGCAACGCCGCCCGCACCCTCGACAAGCTCCTCGCGATGGGCGCCCTGCCGGTCGTCAACGAGAACGACACCGTCGCCACGGACGAGATCCGCTTCGGCGACAACGACCGGCTCGCCGCGCTCGTCGCCCACCTCGTACGGGCCGACCTGCTGGTCCTGCTCTCCGACGTGGACGGCGTGTACGACGGCGACCCCAGCAAGCCGGGCACCTCGCGGATAGCGGAGGTCCGCGAGCCGCGGGACCTCGCGCACGTCGACATCGGCAGCGCGGGCAAGGCAGGCGTCGGCACCGGCGGCATGGTCACCAAGGTCGAGGCGGCCCGGATCGCGGCGGCCGCGGGCATCCCCGTGGTGCTCACCTCCGCCGTACACGCCGCCGATGCCCTCGCGGGCGGGGATACGGGCACGTACTTCCACCCCACCGGCAAGCGCTCCGCCGACCGGCTGCTGTGGCTGCAGCACGCCTCGACCCCGCAGGGCGCGCTCGTCCTCGACGACGGGGCCGTGCGCGCCGTCGTCGACCGGCGCACCTCGCTGCTGCCGGCGGGTATCGCGGCCGTCGAGGGCGACTTCACCGCGGGCGACCCCGTCGAGCTGCGCGACGGCACGGGGCGGGCGGTCGCGCGGGGCCTGGTGAACTTCGACGCCAAGGAGATCCCCCAGCTCATCGGGCGCTCGACCCGCGAGCTGGCCCGCGAGCTGGGCCCGGAGTACGAACGCGAGGTCGTACACAGGGACGACCTCGTGCTCCTGCATCCGTAA
- a CDS encoding glutamate-5-semialdehyde dehydrogenase encodes MTTLSPYDSMSPVTQAAYRAKAAAADLAPLPRAEKDDALLAIADALEVRTSEIVAANAKDIARAREAGTSETVIDRLTLTPERVRAIASDVRDVVSLPDPVGEVVRGSTLPNGIDLRQVRVPLGVVGIIYEARPNVTVDAAALCLKSGNAVLLRGSSSAFESNTALVRVLRDAVGGAGLPADAIQLVPGEGRESVRELMRARGLVDVLIPRGGASLIRTVVQESTVPVIETGTGNCHVYVDANADLDMAIDILINSKAQRPSVCNSAETLLVHQDIAPEFLPRALDALADAGVTVHADERVLAYAKDSKATVVEATPEDWETEYLSYDIAAAVVDSLDRAVEHIRLWTSGHTEAIVTTSQQAARRFTQLVDSTTVAVNASTRFTDGGQFGFGAEIGISTQKLHARGPMGLPELTSTKYIVTGDGHIRR; translated from the coding sequence ATGACCACGCTCTCGCCGTACGACTCGATGTCCCCGGTCACCCAGGCCGCCTACCGCGCCAAGGCCGCCGCCGCCGATCTCGCACCCCTGCCGCGGGCCGAGAAGGACGACGCGCTGCTCGCGATCGCGGACGCGCTGGAGGTCCGTACGAGCGAGATCGTCGCGGCCAACGCCAAGGACATCGCGCGCGCCCGCGAGGCCGGCACCAGCGAGACCGTCATCGACCGGCTCACGCTCACGCCCGAGCGCGTGCGTGCCATCGCCTCGGACGTGCGGGACGTCGTCTCGCTGCCCGACCCGGTCGGCGAGGTCGTGCGCGGCTCGACCCTCCCGAACGGCATCGACCTGCGCCAGGTCCGCGTCCCGCTCGGCGTCGTCGGGATCATCTACGAGGCCCGCCCGAACGTCACGGTCGACGCCGCCGCCCTCTGCCTGAAGTCGGGCAACGCCGTCCTGCTGCGCGGCTCCTCCTCGGCCTTCGAGTCGAACACCGCCCTGGTCCGAGTGCTGCGCGACGCCGTGGGCGGCGCCGGACTGCCCGCCGACGCCATCCAGCTGGTGCCCGGCGAGGGCCGCGAGTCGGTGCGCGAGCTGATGCGCGCCCGCGGTCTGGTCGACGTCCTCATCCCGCGCGGCGGCGCCTCGCTGATCCGCACGGTGGTCCAGGAGTCCACCGTCCCCGTCATCGAGACCGGCACGGGCAACTGCCATGTGTACGTCGACGCGAACGCCGACCTCGACATGGCGATCGACATCCTGATCAACTCCAAGGCGCAGCGGCCCAGCGTCTGCAACTCCGCCGAGACGCTCCTCGTGCACCAGGACATCGCCCCCGAGTTCCTGCCGCGCGCCCTGGACGCCCTCGCGGACGCCGGGGTCACCGTGCACGCCGACGAGCGCGTCCTCGCCTACGCCAAGGACTCCAAGGCCACCGTCGTCGAGGCCACGCCCGAGGACTGGGAGACCGAGTACCTCTCGTACGACATCGCCGCCGCCGTCGTCGACTCGCTCGACCGGGCCGTCGAACACATCCGGCTGTGGACCTCCGGCCACACCGAGGCCATCGTCACCACCTCGCAGCAGGCCGCCCGCCGCTTCACCCAACTGGTGGACTCCACCACGGTCGCCGTGAACGCCTCGACCCGCTTCACCGACGGCGGCCAGTTCGGCTTCGGCGCCGAGATCGGCATCTCCACGCAGAAGCTGCACGCGCGGGGGCCGATGGGGCTGCCGGAGCTGACGAGCACCAAGTACATCGTCACGGGTGACGGACACATCCGGCGCTGA
- a CDS encoding M48 family metallopeptidase, producing the protein MSDNGHQQNGHEHENVPSRQRRRFEGISSRTYEHPADRSALVALRKLSGFDTVFKALSGLLPERSLRLLFLSDSVRVSDAQFAHLNTMLRDACHILDLEKVPPMYVAQDPQPNAMCIGLDEPIIVVTTGLVELLDEEEMRAVVGHEVGHALSGHAVYRTILLFLTNLALRVAWIPLGNIAIMAIVTALREWFRKSELSADRAGLLVGQDLKASMRGLMKLAGGNHLHEMNVDAFLEQAEEYEAGGDLRDSVLKILNTLPRTHPFTTVRAAELKKWAESRDYQRIMDGHYPRRSEDKETSVSDSFRQSAASYATDVKNSKDPLMKLVSDIAGGAGDLGGRVRRGFGGFAGGTPKDQTAPNDRTAPEDRTSPKDQPPRDSTPEDDD; encoded by the coding sequence ATGTCCGACAACGGCCACCAGCAGAACGGGCACGAGCACGAGAACGTGCCGAGCAGGCAGCGCAGGCGCTTCGAGGGGATCTCCTCGCGCACCTACGAACACCCGGCGGACCGCTCGGCCCTGGTGGCCCTGCGCAAGCTCAGCGGCTTCGACACGGTCTTCAAGGCCCTGAGCGGCCTGCTGCCCGAGCGCAGCCTGCGGCTGCTGTTCCTGTCCGACTCGGTGCGCGTCTCCGACGCCCAGTTCGCGCACCTCAACACCATGCTGCGGGACGCCTGCCACATCCTGGACCTGGAGAAGGTCCCGCCGATGTACGTCGCCCAGGACCCGCAGCCGAACGCGATGTGCATCGGCCTGGACGAGCCGATCATCGTCGTGACGACCGGGCTCGTCGAGCTGCTGGACGAGGAGGAGATGCGGGCCGTCGTCGGGCACGAGGTCGGTCACGCGCTCTCCGGCCACGCCGTCTACCGCACGATCCTGCTCTTCCTGACCAATCTGGCGCTCCGGGTGGCCTGGATCCCGCTGGGCAACATCGCGATCATGGCGATCGTGACCGCGCTGCGCGAGTGGTTCCGCAAGTCGGAGCTGTCGGCCGACCGGGCGGGGCTCCTCGTCGGGCAGGACCTGAAGGCCTCGATGCGCGGCCTGATGAAGCTCGCGGGAGGCAATCACCTGCACGAGATGAACGTGGACGCGTTTCTCGAGCAGGCCGAGGAGTACGAGGCCGGGGGCGACCTGCGCGACTCCGTGCTCAAGATCCTCAACACCCTCCCCCGCACACACCCCTTCACCACCGTGCGGGCCGCCGAGCTGAAGAAGTGGGCCGAGTCCCGCGACTACCAGCGGATCATGGACGGTCACTATCCGCGGCGCAGCGAGGACAAGGAGACCTCGGTCTCGGACTCCTTCCGGCAGTCGGCCGCGAGCTATGCCACGGACGTCAAGAACTCCAAGGACCCGCTGATGAAGCTGGTCAGCGACATCGCGGGGGGCGCGGGTGACCTCGGCGGGCGGGTGCGGCGCGGGTTCGGGGGCTTCGCCGGCGGCACTCCCAAGGACCAGACCGCCCCGAACGACCGGACCGCCCCCGAGGACCGGACCTCGCCGAAGGACCAGCCGCCCCGGGACAGCACCCCCGAGGACGACGACTGA